One Punica granatum isolate Tunisia-2019 chromosome 3, ASM765513v2, whole genome shotgun sequence genomic window carries:
- the LOC116198700 gene encoding myosin-binding protein 7, which translates to MAEATICSGISGTDISALKRALLDQQQLLQKLHAELDVEREASATAASEALAMILRLQGEKAAVEMEASQYKRMAEEKMCHAEHSLEIFEELIYHKEMEIASLDFQVQAYRYKLLSLGWTDVGFNENRFPENRFPHRCDLSNGDMGFDQNPRRMSSLPAIWWTDAYQKKGIFKSNSVVPPSEAVPIIEECFDLETSPETFDLDKKYSNYSTTGDFDSYWEQIRKLDDRVKEISQSNGHPREDRSIDSYSFSSSTNVPVNCSCATRRESTVVSDEIKCYQNDPDNSSCSNVVQDIFEVPQNEERYKTRVKERSKSISKADSETLGSHSKDQSEWIKKMLSSLNLEAKPPRPRENKKEIDSAESQSGLQQLHQRIKRLEKDRTNQGKSEIVREGLGEQELNLLKEIREQLNSIQDKMRCRRRKKAPLLDETPVNTVMEAMLHFWL; encoded by the exons ATGGCTGAGGCTACCATATGCTCGGGGATATCCGGAACTGATATTTCTGCTCTCAAACGAGCTCTTTTAGATCAGCAGCAGCTTCTCCAGAAGCTCCATGCTGAACTGGATGTGGAAAGAGAGGCATCAGCAACAGCAGCAAGCGAAGCCCTTGCGATGATTCTCCGCTTGCAGGGAGAAAAGGCCGCAGTGGAGATGGAAGCTAGCCAATACAAGAGAATGGCTGAGGAGAAAATGTGCCATGCTGAGCATTCCCTTGAGATATTCGAGGAGCTTATTTATCATAAAGAGATGGAGATTGCATCTCTTGATTTTCAAGTTCAGGCTTATCG GTACAAGCTCTTGAGCCTGGGGTGGACTGACGTGGGTTTCAACGAAAACAGATTTCCTGAGAATCGTTTCCCTCATAGGTGTGATTTATCAAATGGGGACATGGGTTTTGATCAAAATCCAAGAAGAATGAGCTCTCTGCCTGCTATTTGGTGGACAGATGCTTATCAGAAGAAGGGCATTTTCAAATCGAACTCAGTTGTTCCACCTTCTGAAGCAGTTCCTATCATAGAAGAATGTTTTGATTTGGAAACTAGTCCAGAAACCTTTGATTTGGATAAGAAATACAGCAATTATTCGACGACTGGGGACTTCGACTCATATTGGGAGCAGATAAGAAAATTAGATGATCGGGTGAAGGAAATCTCTCAGAGCAATGGTCATCCTCGTGAAGACAGGTCCATTGACTCTTATTCATTTAGTTCTTCTACAAATGTCCCGGTGAACTGCAGTTGTGCTACACGAAGAGAAAGTACAGTTGTTTCTGATGAGATCAAGTGTTACCAGAATGACCCAGATAATTCTTCTTGTTCGAATGTTGTTCAAGATATTTTTGAAGTCCCCCAGAATGAAGAGAGATATAAAACTCGTGTAAAGGAGAGGAGCAAGTCCATCTCTAAGGCCGACTCTGAGACCCTCGGGTCCCATTCAAAGGATCAGAGTGAGTGGATAAAGAAGATGTTATCTTCTTTAAACCTCGAGGCTAAGCCCCCTAGACCAAGGGAAAATAAGAAGGAAATTGATTCTGCAGAATCCCAGTCGGGTCTTCAACAGCTGCACCAGAGAATTAAGAGGCTCGAGAAGGATAGAACAAACCAGGGGAAAAGCGAAATTGTCCGTGAAGGGTTGGGAGAACAGGAGTTGAACTTGCTCAAGGAGATCCGTGAGCAGTTGAATTCTATACAAGATAAAATGAGATGCAGGAGGAGAAAGAAAGCGCCTCTGCTTGATGAGACTCCTGTTAATACAGTAATGGAG GCTATGCTGCACTTCTGGCTTTAA